In Niallia sp. FSL W8-0635, one genomic interval encodes:
- a CDS encoding YneF family protein, whose product MPWYAWLSIVVALIAGIVIGFFIARKYMMDYLKKNPPINEQMLKMMMMQMGMKPSQKKINQMMTAMNKQQGK is encoded by the coding sequence ATGCCTTGGTACGCTTGGTTAAGTATTGTCGTAGCATTAATCGCCGGTATTGTTATCGGATTTTTTATTGCGCGTAAATACATGATGGACTACTTAAAGAAAAACCCACCAATTAATGAGCAAATGTTAAAAATGATGATGATGCAAATGGGAATGAAACCTTCTCAAAAGAAAATCAATCAAATGATGACAGCGATGAACAAACAACAAGGAAAATAA
- the sirA gene encoding sporulation inhibitor of replication protein SirA — translation MRRYQLYLIKEKIAIHYNGRERLFYNLFSDHTKTDDEKLKEILQKQVDFITLPISKWMIENQLYSALQRNKTFQFKDGVFYIENGNLSKASLTVKEDYLSIEADGYYDAESIFFEIIRKHEPSFLAIDVENGRFGWLKPIKERNFV, via the coding sequence ATGAGAAGATATCAATTGTATTTAATTAAAGAAAAAATCGCCATACATTATAACGGTAGAGAACGCTTGTTTTACAATTTATTTTCGGACCATACTAAAACAGACGATGAAAAATTAAAGGAAATTCTTCAAAAACAAGTTGATTTTATTACGCTTCCCATTTCTAAGTGGATGATTGAAAATCAATTGTATTCTGCTCTGCAGCGAAATAAAACCTTTCAATTTAAAGATGGTGTTTTTTATATAGAAAATGGAAATTTAAGTAAAGCATCTTTAACGGTAAAAGAAGATTATTTATCCATTGAAGCAGACGGCTATTATGATGCAGAATCCATTTTCTTTGAAATTATTCGCAAACATGAGCCTTCCTTTTTAGCTATTGATGTGGAAAATGGCAGATTTGGCTGGTTAAAACCGATAAAAGAAAGAAATTTTGTGTAA
- the tkt gene encoding transketolase: MNTKLDHLSIASIRTLSIDTIEKAKSGHPGMPMGAAPMAYTLWTSYMNHNPQNPDWFNRDRFVLSAGHGSALLYSLLHLSGYDLSLEDLKQFRQWGSKTPGHPEYGHTAGVDATTGPLGQGIAMAVGMAIAEKHLAGVYNKNNFPIVDHYTYSICGDGDLMEGVSAEAASLAGHLQLGKLVVLYDSNDISLDGDLDKSFSESVEQRFKAYGWQYIRVEDGNDTDRIAKALEEAKTDKTKPTLIEVKTIIGFGAPNKAGKSLVHGAPLGADELKLTKEAYNWTFDEDFHVPDEVYNHFKETVAIHGENKEKEWNDLFSSYEKEYPELATQLKAALADTLPEGWDCEMPVYEEGSSLASRASSGEVINSIAKNLPFLIGGSADLAGSNNTMIKGEKDFTPDTPEGRNIWFGVREFAMGAALNGIMLHGGLKIFGGTFFVFSDYLRPAIRLAALMGLPVTYVFTHDSIAVGEDGPTHEPVEQLASLRAMPNLSVIRPADGNETAAAWKIALESKDKPTALVLTRQNLPTIKGSKDSAYEGVSKGGYIISPSKAETPDALLIAAGSEVGLAVEAQKELEKEGLNISVVSLPAWDFFEQQSKEYKEKVLPKTVKKRLAIEMGSSLGWHKYVGDEGDVLSIETFGASAPGNKILEEYGFTVSNVVKRLKALLEN; the protein is encoded by the coding sequence TTGAATACAAAGTTAGATCATTTATCGATTGCTTCGATTAGAACACTATCCATTGATACAATTGAAAAAGCAAAATCAGGACACCCAGGAATGCCAATGGGTGCGGCCCCGATGGCGTATACTTTATGGACATCTTATATGAATCACAATCCACAGAATCCGGACTGGTTTAATCGTGACCGCTTTGTATTATCTGCTGGGCATGGCTCAGCTTTACTGTATAGTTTATTGCATTTATCAGGCTATGATTTATCCCTTGAGGATTTGAAACAATTTAGACAGTGGGGGAGTAAAACGCCAGGGCATCCAGAATATGGGCATACGGCAGGGGTTGACGCGACTACGGGTCCACTTGGTCAGGGAATTGCGATGGCTGTAGGAATGGCGATTGCGGAAAAACACTTAGCAGGTGTTTATAATAAAAATAACTTTCCAATCGTGGATCATTATACATATAGTATTTGTGGGGATGGAGATTTAATGGAAGGGGTATCTGCAGAGGCAGCTTCTCTTGCAGGACATCTGCAGCTAGGAAAATTAGTCGTTCTCTATGATTCCAATGATATTTCTTTAGATGGTGATTTGGATAAATCCTTCTCTGAGAGTGTGGAGCAACGCTTTAAAGCATATGGATGGCAATATATCCGTGTAGAAGACGGCAATGACACAGATCGAATTGCCAAAGCACTTGAAGAAGCGAAGACAGATAAAACAAAACCGACATTAATTGAAGTGAAAACGATTATTGGGTTTGGCGCTCCGAATAAAGCCGGTAAATCCCTTGTTCATGGTGCTCCACTTGGTGCAGACGAGCTAAAGCTAACTAAAGAAGCATATAACTGGACATTTGATGAAGATTTTCATGTGCCAGATGAAGTATATAATCATTTTAAAGAGACAGTAGCAATACATGGAGAGAACAAGGAAAAAGAGTGGAATGACCTTTTTTCAAGCTATGAAAAAGAATATCCAGAACTAGCAACACAGTTAAAAGCTGCATTAGCGGATACCTTACCAGAGGGCTGGGATTGCGAAATGCCAGTTTATGAAGAAGGAAGCAGCTTAGCAAGTCGTGCTTCTTCTGGTGAAGTAATCAATAGTATTGCAAAAAATCTTCCATTTTTAATTGGTGGGTCTGCCGATTTAGCAGGAAGTAATAATACGATGATTAAAGGCGAGAAAGATTTTACACCTGATACTCCAGAAGGAAGAAATATTTGGTTTGGTGTAAGAGAATTTGCGATGGGAGCTGCTTTAAACGGAATTATGCTTCATGGTGGTTTAAAAATATTTGGCGGAACGTTCTTTGTTTTTTCCGATTATTTAAGACCTGCTATTCGTCTTGCGGCATTAATGGGATTGCCTGTAACCTATGTATTCACCCATGATAGTATTGCGGTAGGCGAAGATGGTCCGACTCATGAGCCTGTTGAACAATTAGCTTCTCTAAGAGCAATGCCAAATCTATCTGTCATTCGACCAGCCGATGGTAATGAGACAGCTGCAGCTTGGAAAATTGCTTTAGAGTCTAAAGATAAACCAACAGCATTAGTGTTAACGAGACAAAACTTACCGACGATTAAAGGATCAAAGGATAGTGCGTATGAAGGGGTATCAAAGGGTGGCTATATTATTTCTCCTTCAAAAGCAGAAACACCTGACGCCCTATTAATAGCAGCAGGATCAGAAGTTGGCTTAGCAGTCGAAGCCCAGAAAGAATTGGAGAAAGAAGGTTTAAATATTTCGGTTGTTAGTCTTCCAGCATGGGATTTCTTTGAACAACAATCAAAAGAGTACAAAGAAAAAGTACTACCGAAAACCGTAAAGAAAAGACTAGCAATTGAAATGGGAAGTTCCCTTGGTTGGCATAAATATGTTGGAGATGAGGGAGATGTACTTTCCATTGAAACATTTGGAGCATCAGCACCTGGGAATAAAATATTAGAGGAATACGGATTTACTGTTTCCAATGTAGTGAAACGATTAAAAGCGTTATTAGAAAATTAA